The Streptomyces sp. HUAS MG91 sequence CACCGTCACTCGCTGGATCGACGGAGAGAAACGCACACTGCGCACCACTTCACCGCGGAAGAGGCCGGGGTGCTTCGGGACAAGCCTGGGGTTCTTCGACACGAAGTTAGCTTAGCCTAAGCTAACTTCCTTCATTCCGTGACGACGGCGCGGACCGTGTCGCGCAGCCAGCGCTGCGCCGGGTCGTCGTCGAGGCGCGGATGCCAGGCCATGTGGTAGCGCAGCGGACCGATCTCGTGCGGCGCGGGCAGGACGCGCAGCGCGGGATCCGTCGCGTGCTCGACGGCGAACCGGCGGGGAAGGGTCGCGATCAGCGACGTGCCCGGAACCGCCCGCGCCGCCACCGAGTGGTAGGGCACGGACAGGGCGGCCCGGCGCGGCCGGTGGTGCCGGTCGAGCGGATCGTCGATCGCGATCTGCCGTCCGCCGACGGTCCCGACGACGACGTGCGCCGCGTCGAGATAGTCCTCCAGGGTCGGTCGCGGACCCTCGGCCAGCGGGTGGTCCCGCGCCATGACGCACAGGAACGGATCGTCGAAGAGGTGCTCGGTGCGCAGGCCGGAGGAGACCTTCCCGGCGGCGTGGAACAGCAGGTCCACCCGGCCGTGGTCGATGTCCTCGACGATGCCGTCGTGCCACCGGCCGAAATCCAGCGTCGAGTGCGGCGACTCCCGGAACACGCGCCGGAAGAGGGCCGGGACGACGACCGAGGCGTAGTCGGTCCCCGCGATCCGGAACGCCTCGGCCGCCTCGCCCGGCACGAAGGTCTCCGGGGCGAACAGCGTCTCCAGGCGGGGCACGACCGCGCCGAGCCGGGTCTGGATGCGCTCGGCCCGCGGAGTGAGCCGGTACCCGCCCGGCGCGCGGACCAGCAGCTCGTCTCCGAAGGTGTCCCGCAGCCGCTGCAGCGCCCGGCTCATCGCCGGCTGGCTCATCCCGGCCAGCTCGGCGGCGCGCGAGACGTGCCGCTCGGTCAGCAGCGCGGCCAACGGGCCGAGCAGATTCAGGTCCACCCGCTCCATATGCACCATGCGCATACTCTAGATACCGATGATTCATTAGACAAATAGTCTCTGCGTGGCGGAAGGTGAGAGCACAGAGAAGACCTCGCGAGGAGAAGAAGATGACGGACGCAGGGCGCGACGGACGCAGGGTCGCCGTGGTGACGGGCGGATCGGGCGGCATCGGCGGCGCGGTCGCCCGCCGGCTCGCCGACGCGGGCACCGCGGTCGTCGTCCACTACGCGGGAGCCGTTGACCGGGCCGCCGAGGTCGTGGAGTCGATCACCGCGGCCGGCGGGACGGCGTACGCCGCGCCGGGCGACGTCGCCGAACCGGCGGAGATGGAGCGACTGTTCGACGCCGCCGAGGAGCGCTTCGGCGGCGTGGACGTCGTCGTCAACACCGCCGGGATCATGAAGCTGGCGCCGGTGGCCGAGATGGACCTGGACACCTTCGACCGCATGCACCGGGTCAACGTCCGCGGCACGTTCGTGGTCTCCCGGCTGGCCGCCCGCCGACTGCGGCCCGGCGGCGCGCTGATCAACTTCTCGACCTCCGTCACCCGGTTGCAGCAGCCGACCTACGGCGCCTACGCGGCGACCAAGGGCGCGGTCGAGGCGATGACCCTGATCCTCGCCCGCGAGCTGGGCGGCCGGGACATCACCGTGAACGCCGTGGCGCCCGGGCCGACCGCGACCCCGCTGTTCCTGGAGGGCAAGAGCCCCGAACTCATCGAGCGGATCGGCTCGGCCGCCGCCCTCGGCCGCCTCGGCACACCCGAGGACATCGCGGGCGCGGTCGCCTTCCTGGCGGGCCCCGACGGCCGCTGGATCAACGGCCAGGTGCTCTTCGCCAACGGCGGCGCGGCCTGACATCGGCCCCCGGCCCCGACGGCCCGTCCGGCCGGGGCCGAACGGGTGGCCCGTGCGGCCGCCTCAGTGCACCGCGCGGCGGATCCGGCGTCCGCTGATGCGGCGCGGTGTGACGAGCAGCCACCGGGTGCGCTCGCCTCCGGCCCACGGCTCGGAGTGGGCCTGTTCGGCCAGTGCGGTGGCGGTGTCCGGGTCGGTGACGGCGCACGCGACGCCGACGACGAGCACGCTCCAGCCCTCGCTCAGCGCGTCGTCCACCCGGTCCACCTCGAAGGCGACCTCCTGGCCGGAGGCGCCCGACAGCGACGAGCCCGGCCGCGTACGGAACGCGACGGAACCGTCGGACGTCATCGTGTAGTTGACCGGCAGCACGACCGGCCCGTGCGGCAGCTGGACGGCCACCCGGCCCACGCCGTGCGAGGACAGCAGCGCGCGGCACTCCTGCTCCGACAGCTCCAGGAACTCCGGGGTGCGCGCCGCGTCGGCGGTCCCGGGCGGGCGCGTGTACGTTCCGCCGAGCAGGGTGTCGACATCCGTGTCCAGGGCCGCGGCCAGCCGCAGGGCGAAGCCGGAAGCGGGGTGGGCGGCCTGCTCCTCGACGTACCGGACGTACGCCTCCGAGGCACCGGTCCGGTCCGCCAGGTCCTGGGCGGTGAGGCCGAGTTCCCGGCGGCGCGCGGCCACCCGGCGCCCGAAGTCGCTGTGCTGGACCGCTGCCGCCTCCGTGGGCTCCGGCGCCTCGGGCATCCTCGTCTCCCTCTGTCGATCACGTCCTCGGATCGTCCGGCAGCCCGAAACCGCTCGCAACCGCGGCCGGTCCGATCACCCAGGGCGCATTGAGTGCGCGTACTCAGGTGGCGGACACCCGCGCGTTGCGAGGATCGGCGCGGAGGCCGGGCCGACACGGCCGGCTCCCGCCGACCGAGAGCGTTCGCGCCAGTTACGGAGAATTCATCATGTCCCGTCGCATCGTCCTGTCCGCCGTCGCCGGTGCCGCCGTCCTCGCGGGCGCTGGCGCCTTCGCCCTCGCCTACGCCGGGGACGCCGCCCCCGTCCTCGGGCACGGCACCGCCCGCTACACCGCCCCGCACGGCGACCGGGACGGCTCCTTCGCCTTCTCCACCGAGGTCACCGCGGCCTCCGGACTCAAGAGCGTCAAGGTGCTGGCCTGGCCGGAGAAGTCCGAACTCGCCAAGAAGCCGCCGACCGCCGCGGAGATGACACGGGCGGAGGCCGCCCGTTGCGAGCCGGCGGGCGGGGACACCGAACGGTGCGCCTACACCGTCAAGGTGACCGGCGCCGACGCCTCCTCGTTCCCGCGGGGTTCCTGGCACGTCGCGGTACTCGCCACCGACAAGGACGGCGCCACCGCCTTCGACGCCAAGGCGGTGGACTTCACCGTCGGCTGACCGTACGGCGGCCGTGCCTCACCCGGCCGCACACTCCTCGATCACCGAGGCGACCTGCTCGGCGGCGGGGGAGTTCCGCTGGGCCCGCCGCGCGAGCAGCAGGTCGACCGGCTCGGGATCCACCAGCGGTACGTAGGTGACGCCTTCGAGGCTGAGGCTCCGTACCGACTGCGGGACCAGGGCGACCCCGTGCCCGGCGGCCACGAACACGACCAGTGTCGCCGTCTCGCCGACCTCGGTCAGCGACACGGGAGAGAAGCCCGCCCGCTCGCATGCCGCCAGCACCAGGTCGTACATCGAGGACCGGGACCGCGAGGGATGGACGACGAACGGCTCGTCCGCCAGCGCCCTCAGCGGGATCCGCGGCCGGCCGGCCAGCGGATGGTGCGCGGGCAGCACGGCCACCAGCGGCTCGGACCGCAGCGAGGTCACGCGCAGTCCCTCGCCCGCGACCCGGCCGCGCAGCACCGCGAGGTCGTACGTGCCCGAGGTGAGCCCCTCGACGAGTTCCGGGGTGAGCAGTTCGCCGCGCAGATCCAGGGTGATCCCGGGCAGCCGTGCGCGGACGGTACGGGACACCCGGGGCAGCACGTCGTACGTCGCCGTACCGATGAAGCCGACGGACACCCGCCCGGCATGCCCGGTGGCCAGCTCGTGCAGATGGACCCGCGCCCGCTCCTCCTCCGCGACGAGCGCCCGGGCGTACCCCGTGAGCAGGCGGCCGGCCTCGGTCGGTTCGACCCGGCGCGTCGAGCGGTTGAACAGCTGCACCCCCAGCTCGCGCTCCAACTGCTTGATCTGCTGGGACAGGGCGGGCTGCGCCACGTGCAGCCGGGCCGCCGCGCGCCCGAAGTGGCACTCCTCGGCGAGAGCGAGGAAGTACCGGAGCTGACGGAGTTCCATGCCCACGACTCTACCTGTCCTTATAAGGGCACCTTATGAATCGATGCCGACTAGGTCTTGGACGTGATGAACAGGGCGCACCTAGCGTGACGGGGTGACCCACAGTTATCTGTACGCAGCAGCGCGCACGCCCTTCGGGAAGTTCTCCGGGGCCCTGGCGGACGTTCGGCCCGACGACCTCGCGGCGCTCGCCGTCACCGGGACCCTGGCCAGGACCCCCGCGCTCGACCCGGCCGAGATCGGCGACGTCGTCTGGGGCAACGCCAACGGCGCCGGTGAGGACAACCGCAACGTCGGCAGGATGGCCGTCCTGCTCGCGGGACTGCCGACCTCGGTGCCCGCCACGACCGTCAACCGGCTGTGCGGCTCCTCCCTGGACGCCGTCATCATCGCCTCCCGCGCCATCGAGACCGGCGACGCGGACATCGTGCTCACCGGCGGCGTCGAGTCGATGACCCGCGCGCCCTGGGTCCTGCCCAAGCCCTCGCGCGCCTTCCCGGCCGGGGACATGACCGCCGTGTCGACCACGCTGGGCTGGCGCCTGGTCAACGAGCGCATGCCCGAGGAGTGGACCGTCTCCCTGGGCGAGGCCAACGAACAGCTCGCGGACCGCTTCTCCGTCGCCCGCGCACGCCAGGACGCCTTCGCCGCCCGCTCCCACCGACTCGCCGACGCCGCCTGGAACGACGGCTTCTACGACGACCTCGTCGTGCCCGTCACCGTCGACGCCAGGGGCACCACGCTCGACCGCGACGAGGGCATCCGTCCCGGCTCCACCGCGGAGAAGCTGGCCGGGCTCAAGCCGGTGTTCCGGCCCGACGGCGTCATCACGGCCGGCAACGCCTCCCCGCTGAGCGACGGCGCCTCGGCCGTCCTGCTGGGCTCGGAGGCCGCCGCCGCCCGGATCGGC is a genomic window containing:
- a CDS encoding LysR family transcriptional regulator yields the protein MVHMERVDLNLLGPLAALLTERHVSRAAELAGMSQPAMSRALQRLRDTFGDELLVRAPGGYRLTPRAERIQTRLGAVVPRLETLFAPETFVPGEAAEAFRIAGTDYASVVVPALFRRVFRESPHSTLDFGRWHDGIVEDIDHGRVDLLFHAAGKVSSGLRTEHLFDDPFLCVMARDHPLAEGPRPTLEDYLDAAHVVVGTVGGRQIAIDDPLDRHHRPRRAALSVPYHSVAARAVPGTSLIATLPRRFAVEHATDPALRVLPAPHEIGPLRYHMAWHPRLDDDPAQRWLRDTVRAVVTE
- a CDS encoding SDR family oxidoreductase codes for the protein MTDAGRDGRRVAVVTGGSGGIGGAVARRLADAGTAVVVHYAGAVDRAAEVVESITAAGGTAYAAPGDVAEPAEMERLFDAAEERFGGVDVVVNTAGIMKLAPVAEMDLDTFDRMHRVNVRGTFVVSRLAARRLRPGGALINFSTSVTRLQQPTYGAYAATKGAVEAMTLILARELGGRDITVNAVAPGPTATPLFLEGKSPELIERIGSAAALGRLGTPEDIAGAVAFLAGPDGRWINGQVLFANGGAA
- a CDS encoding pyridoxamine 5'-phosphate oxidase family protein translates to MPEAPEPTEAAAVQHSDFGRRVAARRRELGLTAQDLADRTGASEAYVRYVEEQAAHPASGFALRLAAALDTDVDTLLGGTYTRPPGTADAARTPEFLELSEQECRALLSSHGVGRVAVQLPHGPVVLPVNYTMTSDGSVAFRTRPGSSLSGASGQEVAFEVDRVDDALSEGWSVLVVGVACAVTDPDTATALAEQAHSEPWAGGERTRWLLVTPRRISGRRIRRAVH
- a CDS encoding DUF5707 domain-containing protein, with the protein product MSRRIVLSAVAGAAVLAGAGAFALAYAGDAAPVLGHGTARYTAPHGDRDGSFAFSTEVTAASGLKSVKVLAWPEKSELAKKPPTAAEMTRAEAARCEPAGGDTERCAYTVKVTGADASSFPRGSWHVAVLATDKDGATAFDAKAVDFTVG
- a CDS encoding LysR family transcriptional regulator yields the protein MELRQLRYFLALAEECHFGRAAARLHVAQPALSQQIKQLERELGVQLFNRSTRRVEPTEAGRLLTGYARALVAEEERARVHLHELATGHAGRVSVGFIGTATYDVLPRVSRTVRARLPGITLDLRGELLTPELVEGLTSGTYDLAVLRGRVAGEGLRVTSLRSEPLVAVLPAHHPLAGRPRIPLRALADEPFVVHPSRSRSSMYDLVLAACERAGFSPVSLTEVGETATLVVFVAAGHGVALVPQSVRSLSLEGVTYVPLVDPEPVDLLLARRAQRNSPAAEQVASVIEECAAG
- a CDS encoding thiolase family protein; the encoded protein is MTHSYLYAAARTPFGKFSGALADVRPDDLAALAVTGTLARTPALDPAEIGDVVWGNANGAGEDNRNVGRMAVLLAGLPTSVPATTVNRLCGSSLDAVIIASRAIETGDADIVLTGGVESMTRAPWVLPKPSRAFPAGDMTAVSTTLGWRLVNERMPEEWTVSLGEANEQLADRFSVARARQDAFAARSHRLADAAWNDGFYDDLVVPVTVDARGTTLDRDEGIRPGSTAEKLAGLKPVFRPDGVITAGNASPLSDGASAVLLGSEAAAARIGTDPLARVAGRGVSALDPQLFGYAPVEAANRALKAAGISWRDVGAVELNEAFAVQSLACVDAWDIDPDIVNTKGGAIALGHPLGASGGRLLGTLAHRLRTSGERWGVAAICIGVGQALAVVLENVTEAKR